gtTAATACATTCACCAACACAAACTAATAAAAGGGCTTAATTATTAATTAGTAACTAGGAAAAAACAACCCCTCTTTCAAGTAACATCCAATCTCAAACAGCCATCATATTTCTGTGAATCATTTTGAATAGCTTCTTTGGCAGCATGGATCGACGGGGAACAGTGGCGGTCCATGGTGCATTAGGAGTCGGTGCAGCTTCAGGAGCAGGCACAGGCGAGTCTGAAGGTGAAGGTGAAGGTATTGGAGACCAAGGTGATTGTTGTGATGGCAAGACAGTTATGACAAGCTTTTGCCCATTTTTGCAGTGGTTAGCAAAACCTGAAATGTACCATCTTCTTCCATATGTTGTCAATACAACTTTATCATTTCCACTACCCAACACCGGTGCTGCCCAAGGAACTGAGCAACTCTGAAAATCACTTCCATTTACTCTCACCACACTGTCCTTACCAGCAACGTACTTGAATGCTGCAATGCAAGTTAAATTCAACATTTTATCACAAATTAATTCGTTAGAGacatgaaaagaaaagaaatggaatGAGCTTACTGAGTGTGTCTCCGAGATGAAAGACCTTGTTTGCAGCCCAAACTTGATAATCAACTCCAAGTGTCCAACCCTTTTCATCTCCAACTAGATAATCTGTTGCCACGGCTATGGTTGAGAAGATAGTAGCAATGATAGCAAAGAGGAAAAGAGCACGTGAAAGAGTcatattgcttgatgaatgaagTACTAATATTGCTCTTTCTTTGTTTTGGTTAGATATGATTGACATTGAAAAGGAACATATATATAAGACTTAGGGAGAATTAATGTTGCCGTTGTTATGGTTTTGCGGTCACGGACGGCTATGGTCCGGCTTGAATAATAATTTAACCATTATCATAGCTTGGAGACTATAGGAAATAACGTAATGTAAACAAAACAAGATAAAATGCACAAGGATGTTTCATTCTTGTAAATATATCTGCACTCTGACTAAATCCAACTCGATAAACGGCTGCGAATCTTTATAAAGACTttggattatatatatatatatatatatatatatatatatatatatatatatatatatatatatatatatatatatatatggaaaaatGGGGCCTCATTTTAAAAGGTGTAGTTAGGAAATTATGATACTGccctattataatatatatttatgatcgaaaataattaacaattaatTTTTTCTGGCTTAATAGTTAAGGCTTTGCTTGGATTCTTTTCTTGGAATTTTCACTGTCATCAATAAATAAAAGttgagatttttaattaaattttatttttaatagttacttattatatcttttataattttaatttattttaatataaaatttagatattataatttaatatttaaaagtttatgatataattaacttatttattatcaaatttttatgatgaaaacaaattcattatcatttatgttttgatttattatttttttatcatagaTGTTGTTTAAACTTACCCCTAAACCCTAAATTATTCATATAAAAATTTGATGTGTGTTACAAATAACAATAACATCTTATTAAAaagtttaataaaattttataaactcGACCTAGTCATTAAAAATTAttagtttgaataaataaaaccaTGTAATTTGAGTGGTGTATGACTAAGGAAAAAATGAATGTTCAAGATGAGGATTTGAGATACCTTAAAATATGAGTGGATGCATTAAAACGAGGAACAAGAAGCTTTAAAATGAATTGGCTTAGATGTTGTATAGGATGTCAGGTCGAGTGTTGGTGAGATATAAAAATGTGCCAATAAGCCTTCTATAAGATGTAGGGTTTTATAAAGGGTTTCCATCACCAAATGAGAGTTTAGTGGTTGGATTGTTATGAATGGAAAATGGCACTCAAGTATATAGTGTCTTCAAGGAGTTTAATGGTGTATTTCCTTTGAATAACAACGATGCCCTTATCTGATCTTATAATTTTTGGTCAAGAAAAATCTCAATTTTAAAGTTGGGAATTTTGTCATACAATTTTCAACTAGCATAATatcatctgttagaacaagatttggttctgcaatatGTCTTTGAGTTTTatgataacaatgagtatgtttgtaATGAACAATTTTGGTACTCTAATTTTTGTTGCTTTGAGCTTTCATCAAACAGGTTCTGAATCTGATGAAAGGCGTGGGCAATACATCAAAAGTATTCAAGTTCCGCATTCGCGCTACACAAGTTCTGATGAACAGTAGAAAAACGCTTCAGAAGCATCTAAAGTTATTACTCTTATACAAAGTCTGAAGAAATCAatttgaagaccaagtgctgaaagacTCTAAAGAcgcagttctgaagactctgaagactctgaagacttgaagctctgaagattcaagtttctgaagacaaatggttctgaagaccaagtgttgaagacatggttctgaagacttgaagttctgaagatccaaagcttattttcttttcttccaactcatgttgtgcgcctctgaagttcaagaagaatagaagataacgTTATGTAATATGCGGTACAAGGTACAGACGAATGTTTCGTTCCACTAGTGAGAAAGGACAGACGTTGCATATTATCTTGTCTCCCACTATAATCAAGCCTCCAATCTTTTGGAAGTTCCAGAACTACCCCCAAcagatatattattatattgacTATATAAAGGGCTTGAAGACTAAAAGAGAAAGTTGCTAATTCACGATCACATCCATTCTGGAAAGACTGTTCATAGCTTTATACTCTTATGTCTAGAATTTGAAATATATCGTCTACACTCTGCTTGTGTAGAAGCACTTATACTATAAACAAACTCTGATTCAAACGATTGTTTCATTGTGCCTTGGGAAGTTTATGACTAGAGAGTCTTAAAAgttgttagtcacttgcggttGCTTATTTAGAGTTAGTCACCGGCGGTTGCCCGTGCAGTGTTAGTCACTTGCGGTTGCTTGTGCAAATGcagtcacttgcgggtagcttaTGCATAATTtttagtcacttgcgggtagccTGTGCATTGTATTATGAGTCACCGACGGTTACCcatgcaattgtaatcagtttggttatagtggattaagacctcgattgagagaggcgaaatcaccatGGCTGGTGGACTATACTAGCTTGAGAATttctcaagtgaactagtataaacatacctTGTTCTTTCCTTCTCGCACTTTATAGTTATTATTAAGAGTAAAAAGTTTGTTGTATAAAGAAGGGGattgttttttattaaagttttgtttgttaaaaaccCTATTCAAATCCCCCATTTCTAGTGTTTTTCATACCTTCATCATCTACATACATTAGTAGAGCCGTAAAATTGATGCATTCTAATTTGGTATATAATGAGTGGTTTGCCCGAGATTGAGTGTACCACAATGAGGTTAAGGCTAaggaaaatttgaaatattattcTGTTATGGAATCAGAAATGGATCAGAGGTAATAGTGGATATGAGCTTCCGGTACGGCGGAATGGTGGACTGACCTGTAAGGTTAGCACTCCAAAGCTCAAGTGAGTATGTGAGGGAGAAAGTGAATTAAAATTGAATTCGAAACTGGGTACATGAAATAGCCCTATATAGATATTGCAGAGGAATGACAACCTACTATTTGTTAGGCACAAATTATAGATAACCGCTGGTTGCATCTGGAGTTTGGTTCCTCTGCACTTATCTACAGGGCAATTCTCGTGTGGTCGGCCCAAATTAGTTGTCCCCAAGCTCTTGTTTTTACGTAGCAAGGCGAGTTTTTTTGTACTAGCCTCGATGGACGATCTCTCTTTTATCTATTCAATAAGAAAATGAGTAAACATTTCAATTTCTTGGGGACTCGCGCCTTTAATGCCTGATATATTAAACTTCCTTTTGAAGGTATTCTCATTATGACCCTTGGGAACTGGAACACTCAAGTGTCGCGTGTGAGAAATTTGAAGTGTTTGACACAGTAAACTTTCTTTTGCATGGTAGCATACACTTATAAAAGAGGCAACAATGCATTTCTCAAAGTTAATTTTCTCAGTTTTCTGTTatctcctttcttttgatatttcaaTTCTCTGTGTCTCGAAAAATAGTACGTCATGAGTCAAAATCACAGAATAATACTCGATCCTCATGGGTGGCCTCTGGTTATTCTTCAAATATTTCTATCTTTTCTAGAGAGGATAACCTTGATGGAGTCTTTCttgatgtggttccatctttggATTGAGGTGTTTTGACCCGTAGTGAAAATGATCGAATATGCAACAAAATATGGCGATTTTGTCATTCCTTTTTACAAATGTCTCTTTGTGATCTTGCACCTTTGGATGACTTTTAATAATTTCAAGATGGAAGTTCTTAAGCATCTGATAGTGGCTCCATCATAACTTCATCCAATAAGTTAGGCCTATGTAAAAGTCTTTGACTACTGGTGTGAGTAATTAAATGGGAAGCCttctttcatcattttctttAATCTCTTTAAAGTTCAGTTTGGCCCTGTGACTCATACGCGGGGTGGAGGATTAGTTTCTTTGGTGGCGATCGTTTAGGGCATTGAGACAATTTCTAAGATGTTG
The Vicia villosa cultivar HV-30 ecotype Madison, WI linkage group LG6, Vvil1.0, whole genome shotgun sequence genome window above contains:
- the LOC131614619 gene encoding blue copper protein 1a-like; the encoded protein is MTLSRALFLFAIIATIFSTIAVATDYLVGDEKGWTLGVDYQVWAANKVFHLGDTLTFKYVAGKDSVVRVNGSDFQSCSVPWAAPVLGSGNDKVVLTTYGRRWYISGFANHCKNGQKLVITVLPSQQSPWSPIPSPSPSDSPVPAPEAAPTPNAPWTATVPRRSMLPKKLFKMIHRNMMAV